The Candidatus Deferrimicrobium borealis DNA window CGCGGCTGCGCGGCGCGGGTCTTCCGGATCTCCGCCTGCCGCTCGACGCGCACGGCGCTATAGTCGCGCCATTCGCGCCGATCCGGCCCCCCGCGAACGAAGACCCGCCCGCTGTCGAGCGGGCGGTTCCACCCTGCGAGCCGGGCGTCGCCGCGAGCGTATCCTGCCGGGCGGTACCGCTCCCCCGGCCGCAGAGGGGCCCAACGGATATTGCCGCCTGCGGGGACGAAGCGGACCGTCGCGGGACGGTAGTAGACACGGTGGTGCGCATACCGGGTCGAGCCGACGACGAAGTTGACGGAGACGAACGCGTTGTACGGAGACCAGATCCATCCGTAGACCGGGTCGGTCACCCAGTACCCGCACCGGTACGGATACCACCCCCACGGTTCGTAGGAAACCCAGGTCCAGCCGTACGGGGAGATCCACACCCAGCGGCCATACACGTAGGGGGACCAGCCCACCGCCACGCGCGGCCGCCATGCGTACCCGTACGCGGGCACGTTGACCCATTCGCCGTACTCCTGCAGCTCGTTCACCACCACCGGCGGCGCGGCGCCCGGCGCCTCCCCCATGGACGGCGTGGGCGGCTCGACGTATTCATCCGCTCCTCCCAGGTACCTGCCGACGGTGACATCGAGGCCGATCAGCGCCTCGTCGCCGGCACGAAGGAGATGCTCGTCGCCGTCCAGGATGACCACCGCCCTGCCGCGACGCACCACCAGCCGCGTCTCGTCGCGTTCCGTAACGGTCAGCCATTGCCTCCCGGGAACGGGGAACTGCGCGACCGCCCCACCGGGGACCCGGACGGAAACCGGGGCGAAGTCATCCGGGGGGAGGTCGAAGCGGATCTCCCCCGCGCGCAGCCGGAACGCGGATTTCCCTTCCTGAAGGTCGCGAACTTCGAGATCGGTCCCGGAGGTCAGAAGGACGAATTGCCCCCCGTGGAACTGCAGCTCCGCCTCCGACCCTTCCGGAACGCTCACGCGGCTGCGCGGGGGAACCGGGCTGTTGCTCAAATACTCCTCCCAATCCCCTCCGTCCGACGGTCGCACCCACACGGAGCCGTCCAGCACCTTGACCCGGGCGACCGCGTACGCGGAGAACCCCCCGTCGGGACCTTCCCCTTCCTGGGCGCGCGCGGGCGAGACACCGGCGAGAATGAACGCGGCGATCGATGCGGCGATGCAAAAGGCGGCGCGCTTCATGGCACGTTCCCTCCGTTTCCTCATGCCCCTTAGACGGACCGGCGCGTGGCGGATATTCACCCTTTCCTCCCCGATTCGCTCCTGTACCAAGCCTGCTATACTTGAAACCCTTATTTCAGGACGGAGTTTCAGCGAATTGTATCGACTCACCGACCGCAACCGGCACATCGGGGAGATGTTCTCCTCCATCGCTCCCCGGTACGATTTCCTCAACCGGCTGCTGTCGCTGGGGGTGGACCGGCGCTGGCGCCGTCTCGCCGTTGCGGAAACCGTCCCGGCGACCGGCGGGAGATTCCTGGACGTCGCGACCGGCACGGCCGACATGGCGCTGGAGATAACGCGCCAGAAAGGCCCGGGAGCGTCCGTCGCCGGCGTCGACCTCTCCGTGGAGATGATGCGGGTGGGGCAGGGGAAGTGCGCGCGGGCGGGGCGATCGCGAAGCGTCACGTTCCTTCGGGCGCCGGGGGAATGCCTCCCGTTCCGGGACGCCTCCTTCGACTCGGCCTGCGTCGCCTTCGGGATCCGGAACGTGGCCGACCGCGAGCGGGGCCTCCGGGAGATGTGCCGGGCGGTCCGACCCGGCGGGCGCGTGGTCGTTCTCGAATTCTCCTCGCCGCCGGGGACGTTCTTCGGGGCCCTGTACCGGTTCTACTTCCGGAGCGTCCTGCCGCGGATCGGGGGGATCTTCTCCCGGGGATCCGCATACGCGTACCTGCCCGAGTCGGTGCTCGCGTTCCCCGAGCCGCCCGCCTTCGCCGAAATGATGCGGGCTGCGGGCTGCGTTTCCGTCACCCATCGCCCGGTGACCTTCGGGATCGTCACCCTGTACGTCGGGGTCCGGTAGTACCTTAAATCGTCGCGGCGCCTTCCGCATCGAACCACCCCTCGAACAGGGCGGTGGTGAGATACCGCTCGCCGGCATCGGGGAGGATCGCCACGATCGTCTTCCCGGCGAACTCCGGAAGCTTCGCGAGACGCACCGCGACCGCCGCCGCCGCACCGCACGAGATCCCCGAGAGCAACCCCTCCTCCCGCGCCAGCCGTCGGGCGAATGCGATGGACTCATCGTTGGAAACGGTCTCGACGCGGTCGATCAGGGACAGGTCGAGGACGTCGGGGATGAACCCCGCGCCGATCCCCTGGATCTTGTGCGGCCCCGGGGCGAGCGGCTGCCCGTTCCTTTGCTGGGTGATCACGGGGCTGTGGACCGGTTCGACCGCCACCGCGAGGACCTTCTTCCCCTTCGTGTTCTTGAGGAACCGGGAGACTCCCGTGATGGTGCCGCCGGTGCCCACGCCGGACACGAGCACGTCGATCGCGCCGCCGGTCGCCTCCCAGATCTCCGGTCCCGTGGTCGTCTCGTGCACCAGCGGGTTGGCGGGATTCTTGAATTGCTGCGGCATGAAGTACCCGGACGGGTCGGACGCCACGATCTCCTCCGCCTTCGCGATCGCCCCCTTCATCCCCTTCGCCCCCTCGGTGAGCACCAGCTTGGCGCCGAACGCCTTGAGCACCTGCCGCCGCTCGACGCTCATCGTCTCGGGCATCGTCAGGACGATCCCGTAGCCGCGCGATGCCGCGACGAAGGCGAGCGCGATCCCGGTGTTTCCGGAGGTGGGCTCCACGATCGTCTTCCCCGGCCCGAGCAACCCCTTCTTCTCGGCGTCCCAAACCATCGAGGCGCCGATGCGGCATTTCACGGAGTAGGCGGGGTTGCGCCCCTCCACCTTCGCGAGCACCGTCGCGCCGGCTCCGTCGGTGATCCGGTTGAGTTTCACGAGGGGAGTCTTCCCGATCGAAAGCGAATTGTCCGAGAACCAGGTGGGCATGCCGTAACCTCCCTATTGTCTATAGTCTATATAGTATTTATCTCCGTGCCGCCTGTCAACAGGAAATGTCACTCCGTGCATTTCGTCGGGTTATCCCTTCAGGCAGACGATCAGCGAGGATGCGAAGACGACCAGGAAGTGGGCTTCGCGCGGATCGACCGGCCCCTCGCCGGAAGGCGGTTCCACTCCGTCGATCGGCAGTCCGCTCAGCGCGTGCGCCCGGCGCAGGAGGAGATCGATCCCCCCCAGCAGTTCCGGCGGGATCCCGGCCGCCGCCGCCGCATGCGCCACCGAACCCACGACCAGGGGAGGGTCTCCCCCGCCCTTTCGGACTTCCCGAGCCGCCACTTCCCTGGCCACGGCCGCCACCGCGAGGACCGCTTCGCGGATCGCACCCCGGGACTCCGGCTCGGGACGACGTGAAAGGTACGCCACGGCGGTCTCCATGTGTCGCTGCGCCGCGGCCATGTCGAACAGCCGCACCGTCTCACCGGCCTGCGCCACCTCGTCGAAACCGAGGAGATCCTGAAAGGGGCGAAACCGGTCGTGGTACAGGCGCACGTTCGTCCCTTCCCGCTCGAGCAGATCGTTCAATCCCCTGCGGATGAGCTTCCGGTCCATCTCCTTCAGCCCGCCGTGGTCGTCCAGAAGGAAAAATTCGAACAGGTCGTAGACGCGGTGATCCGGGAGATCGAAGAACCGGCCCTTCAGGGCAAGGCGCGAGGCGTCGTTGTCGGAAAGGGGAAGCTCGTCGATCGGTTCCTTGAAGAAGGAGAGGCAGGCGCCCCGCAGAACGGTCGTCCAGGCGACGCGGGCGAAATCGGTGGAGGACAACACCCGGAACAGGAGGTTCCAGAGGGAGTTCCGCAGCGCTGTCCCCGATTTCCCGTGTTCGCCGGTTTCCACGAAGGGGATTATACCCTCCTACCGCCCCGCCTCCCAGTGCCCGGGGACCCACTGCCGCTCATACCGCCCTTCGTAGTGGCCCGGCACCCAGACCTGCTCCGGAGGCGGCGCGTAGTAGACTTGCGGCGCGGGAGCGTAGGCCGGCTCGTAGGAGTGCGAGAGGACGGTTCCGAGGATGGCCCCTCCCACCAGCCCCGCGAAGAACGCCCCCGCCCCGTAGCCGTAATAGCCGCCGTGGCCGTAATACCCGCCGTGGCCGTAACCCGCCGCGGCCCCCCGCGAAGGAGGACCCCGGAACCGCCGCGAACAGTCCCACCGTCAGCATATGCGATCAGTTTCTCATGGTGTCCCTCCTTCCCGTTCGTACCAGCCGACGGGAGGAGGGAGATATTCAGCTCCCGCGGAATAGCGGTAGACCCGCCTGGCTGTGCCGACCAGCGGGCCGGCGTAGCCGCTTCCACCCGGCGAGAGCGAGGCGGGATGGCGAGCGAAATCCGCACCGTAGCGGGCGATCAGTAGCGAGTGGGCTCCCCCGTTCATCGTCGTCTCCCTCCCTTCCCGTTCTTACTTCTCCGACGAGGGAGGGAAGGGAGATATTCACTACTCCGCGGAGATGAGCAGGATCAGGACGCCGGCCTGGTGGGAGGGGCCGCCGACGAGGACCATGCCCCCCCGGCGAAGTCCGAGGGTGGTGGTGAGGAGATTCTTCGGCCCCTCGGTGATCTGTACGGAGAGGCGGACCTTGTCCCCCTGGGCCGGCAAGGAGGTCGCCCGCATCGTGCGCCGGCCGGGGAGCTCGAACTCTCCCGTCTCTCCGACCGAGAGGGTGCGACGCTTGCGGTCCAGCATCCGGTAGGAGGTGTAGTTGAACATCGAACGGAGCTTCCCGCGGATCGTCCCGAGCGCCGGGTCGATCGAGGTCCCGTCGTTGGAGGCGTAGACCGCCGCGACGTCGACGGCAACCGGTTCGGCGGCTCCGGACGGGACCGCGGAGAACAGCAGCAGGAGCAGGAGGAAGAAAAGCGCCGGCGCGCCCGCCCGGCCGCGCGGGTCAGGGCAGGTGTAGCGTCTCGCAAATAGCCTGAAGCACCGAGAGAGCCGATGCGCCGCGCCAGCGAGGCGCGGAAGTGAAGACGTACCGGGAGAGTACGGCGACCGCCGCGACGTCGACGGCAACCGTATCGGCGGCTCCGGACGGGACCGCGTAGAACAGCAGCAGGAGCAGGAGCAGCGGCGCTCGAATGCCAGGATATTTGCGAGACGCTGCACTAAACATCTTCGATGATCCAGATCACCCTCGGAAGGTCCTCTCCCTTGTCGACGAGCGCCACCGTGGCGACATCGGATTCGACGTCCTCGACGGCGACGTCGAACGTGCTCGGGTGAAACGGCGATCGATCCGTTTCCGCAGGGTAGAACAGGATCGCCGACACCGCAAGGGCGAGGGCCGCCGGGATCCACGCCCACCGCGCGATCCACGAGGAGCGCCGCCGCGTCTCCCGGCTCTCCTCGATCCCGGCGCGCACCCGCGTCCACATCGCGTCGAGAGCGGGCGCCTTCTCCATCGCGCGAACCCCGGTCAGGGCGCGCAGCGCGGGTCCCGCCGCGGAGACCGCCGCATCCTCCGCCGCGCACGCGGGGCACCCGGCCAGGTGTCCCGCCAGCGCCGCCTCCTCCTCCCGCGGGAGGAGGCCGTCGGCCTTCGCGATGATCTTTCCCAGAGCCGTCCCGCAATCCATCGCCGTCCCTACCCTTCCCTGTGCGACTTCAGGGACTCTTTCAGTTTTCCGCGCGCGTAGTGCAGCCGGGACATCACCGTTCCCACGGAACACCCGAGGACCTCGGCGATCTCGTCGTACGTCATCCCGTCCACCTCCCGCAGGACGATCACCGCCCGATGATACTCGGGGAGGGCGTCGACGGCGCGCTGGAGGGCGTCCCCCAGCTCCCGGTCCCGGGCGAGATCCTCAGGGGTCCGCGGGTACGCAAATCCGTCGGGCGGCGACGCATCCTCGGTAAGCCAGCTCTCGTCGAAGGGCACCTCCGCCGACCGCGCCGACTTCCGCCACCGGTCGATCGCCTGGTTCACGAGGAGGCGGTAGAACCAGGTGTAGAAGTTCGAGCCGAACCGGAACTCCTTCAACTTGTAGTACGCCTTGATGAAGGAGTCCTGGACGACGTCGAGCGCGTCGTCCCCGTCGCCCACGATCCCGACGGCCACGGCGAACGCCCTGCCCTTGTACCGTTCCACGAGTTCGCCGAACGCCACGTCGTCACCCGCGAGAGTCGTCCGGATCAGCGCGTCGTCGGGAACGCCGCCCCTCTCCCTCTCGTTCATAGGACGGCTGCACCCGGGGGAGTATTCACCGTGCCGAACAGGAAAATCAGTGGATTTCCCCCCAGTTCTTCCCCCGGCTCACCGAGACGGTCAGGGGAACCGACAGCGTCGCCACCCCCTCCATCGCCTCCTTCAGGATGCGCTCGCACCCGGCGGCCTCCCGCTCCGGCGCCTCGACGATCAATTCGTCGTGAACCTGGAGGATCAACCGCGCTTCCATCCCGGCCTCGCGGAACTCCCGGTCGACCCGGATCATCGCCATCTTGATCAGGTCGGCGGCGCTTCCCTGGATCGGCGTGTTGATCGCCATCCGCTCCGCGGCCTCCCGCAGCGCCTTGTTCCGGGAATCGATGTCCTTGAGGGGGCGCCGGCGCCCCATGATCGTTAAAACATACCCGTCTTTTCTAGCAGTTACCTTCAATCCATCAATGTATTCCTTGACGCCTGGGTACCGGTCGAAATAGTGGTCGATGTACGTCTTCGCCTCCTTCCCGCCGATCCCCAGCTCGCGCGACAGGCCGAAGGGGCTCATGCCGTAGAGGATGCCGAAGTTGATCACCTTCGCACGCCGCCGCAGCTCCGGGGTGACGGCGGACGGGTCGACGCCGAAGACGGCGGCCGCCGTCGCGGTGTGGATGTCCTCCCCCTGCCGGAACCGGCGGATCAGCTCCGCGTCCCCCGACAGGTGCGCGAGCAGGCGCAGCTCCACCTGGGAGTAGTCCGCCCCGACGAACAGGTTCCCCTCCTCCGCGACGAACCCGCCCCGGATCCGGCGGCCGAGCTCGGTGCGGATCGGGATGTTCTGCAGGTTCGGGTCGGAGGAGGAGAGCCGTCCGGTCGCCGCCTGCGTCTGGGAGAGTGTCGTGTGGATCCGCCCGTCCCGCGGGTCGATCCTCCCCGGCAGGACGTCGACGTAGGTGGAGCGGATCTTCGCGACGGTCCGGTATTCGAGCACCAGCGAGGGGATCTCGTGGAGGTCTTTCAGCCGCTCCAGGACGTCCACGTCCGTGGAGTAGCCCGTCTTCGTTTTCTTGACCGGGGGAAGCCCCAGCTGTTCGAAGAGGAGGAAGGCGAGCTGCTTCGGGGAGTTGATGTTGAAATCGGTCCCCGCGGCGGCCGCCACCTTCCGCTCGATGGCGGAGATGTCGCGGGCGAGCCCCTCGGAAAGGTCCGCGAAGATCCCGGGATCGATCCGGATCCCTTTCTCCTCGATCCGGTGAAGGACGGGGAGGAGCGGCATGTCGATCCGCCGGAACACATCGAGCAGGGCCGCCTCCGCGAGCCGCTCCTCGAGCGCCTTCCCGAGGGCGAGCGTCGCGCCCGCCCGCTCGGCAGCCCGCCCCTCGGGGGACTCCCCTTCCGCCGCCGCGAGGGACGCCGGGAGGAAGCGCGCGCGCAGCTTCGGGAAGGAGGGGGTCCCCTCCTCGGGCTCCAGCAGATACCCCGCCACCTGCGTGTCGAAGAGCCGCGGGTCTTCCCCCCTCCCCGCCCCCGCGTCCCGGCGGTAGAGCGCCTTCCCGTCATGGAGGTAGATGGTGGCCCCGCGGGCGGAGAGGGCCCGCGCGGCGCGCGCCGACCCGTCCGCCGGGAGAAGGTGGACCCCCTTCCCCTCGACGGCGATCCCGACCACCGTCTCCCGGTCCCCGTCGTACGCCAGTCCGGCCGAGGGAACGTCGCCCCGGCCCAGAGCCCGGAGGAGCTCCTCGACGGAACCCGCACGCTTCCACGCCACGCTCTTCGGGGCATCCCCGTTTCTCTCCGAAGGCGTTTCCTTGCCGAGATCGAGTTCCTCGAGAAGCTTCCGGAAACCGAGGCGCCGGAAGAGAGGCGCTACCCGGGAGGCGTCGATCCCGCGAGGGGTGAACCCGGACCAATCCTCCCGGATCGGGAGGTCCCGGTCGATGGTGACCAGGCGCAACGCGAGACGCGCGGCGTCGGCTCCCTTCTCGATCTTCTCCCTCCGGGCCCCTTTCAACCGGCCGGTGTTGGCGAGCACCGCATCGAGGGAGCCGAACTCCCGGATCAGCTCGGACGCCGTCTTCTCCCCGATCCCGGGAACGCCGGGGACGTTGTCGGACGGGTCCCCCGCCAGCGCGAGGAGGTCGGCCACCTTCCCCGGGGGAACGCCGAAGACCTCCTCGACCTGCGCCTCCCCCACGGCGTGCTCCTTCAACCCGTCCCGCACCTTCACGCGCGGGGAGACGAGCTGGTACATGTCCTTGTCGGAGGAGACGATGACCACATCCATCCCCCGCTCCTCCGCGCGGCGCGA harbors:
- a CDS encoding FecR domain-containing protein — its product is MKRAAFCIAASIAAFILAGVSPARAQEGEGPDGGFSAYAVARVKVLDGSVWVRPSDGGDWEEYLSNSPVPPRSRVSVPEGSEAELQFHGGQFVLLTSGTDLEVRDLQEGKSAFRLRAGEIRFDLPPDDFAPVSVRVPGGAVAQFPVPGRQWLTVTERDETRLVVRRGRAVVILDGDEHLLRAGDEALIGLDVTVGRYLGGADEYVEPPTPSMGEAPGAAPPVVVNELQEYGEWVNVPAYGYAWRPRVAVGWSPYVYGRWVWISPYGWTWVSYEPWGWYPYRCGYWVTDPVYGWIWSPYNAFVSVNFVVGSTRYAHHRVYYRPATVRFVPAGGNIRWAPLRPGERYRPAGYARGDARLAGWNRPLDSGRVFVRGGPDRREWRDYSAVRVERQAEIRKTRAAQPRPDTRTVRPENRAVRPPAAVERKKSAESPKQEKAGQQPRNRPAPKEDPGAGATRRAAPAPGKVERQAPPPRSVPAGRPPDREIIRELEPKAAPVPGRVDRQAPPLRSVPMAPPPEREIIRELAPRAVPVPGKVERQAPPPGSVPENRPQQRERVREVVPMEDRSGGPPAGRSADPGSRGQEIRVYPGGDDGGRGDYRGDARGSGQGGGSQGGGGRGGGGRGR
- the ubiE gene encoding bifunctional demethylmenaquinone methyltransferase/2-methoxy-6-polyprenyl-1,4-benzoquinol methylase UbiE, whose translation is MFSSIAPRYDFLNRLLSLGVDRRWRRLAVAETVPATGGRFLDVATGTADMALEITRQKGPGASVAGVDLSVEMMRVGQGKCARAGRSRSVTFLRAPGECLPFRDASFDSACVAFGIRNVADRERGLREMCRAVRPGGRVVVLEFSSPPGTFFGALYRFYFRSVLPRIGGIFSRGSAYAYLPESVLAFPEPPAFAEMMRAAGCVSVTHRPVTFGIVTLYVGVR
- a CDS encoding zf-HC2 domain-containing protein produces the protein MDCGTALGKIIAKADGLLPREEEAALAGHLAGCPACAAEDAAVSAAGPALRALTGVRAMEKAPALDAMWTRVRAGIEESRETRRRSSWIARWAWIPAALALAVSAILFYPAETDRSPFHPSTFDVAVEDVESDVATVALVDKGEDLPRVIWIIEDV
- the cysK gene encoding cysteine synthase A; amino-acid sequence: MPTWFSDNSLSIGKTPLVKLNRITDGAGATVLAKVEGRNPAYSVKCRIGASMVWDAEKKGLLGPGKTIVEPTSGNTGIALAFVAASRGYGIVLTMPETMSVERRQVLKAFGAKLVLTEGAKGMKGAIAKAEEIVASDPSGYFMPQQFKNPANPLVHETTTGPEIWEATGGAIDVLVSGVGTGGTITGVSRFLKNTKGKKVLAVAVEPVHSPVITQQRNGQPLAPGPHKIQGIGAGFIPDVLDLSLIDRVETVSNDESIAFARRLAREEGLLSGISCGAAAAVAVRLAKLPEFAGKTIVAILPDAGERYLTTALFEGWFDAEGAATI
- the polA gene encoding DNA polymerase I, with amino-acid sequence MASLYLIDGHNVLYRTFFGVPRLSAPDGTPTNVVLGVARILLKILREERPDAIVAVFDSREPTPRHAIYPEYKANRLKTPEDLAAQIPVVDEMIDALGVRRIEVPGAEADDIIGTLSRRAEERGMDVVIVSSDKDMYQLVSPRVKVRDGLKEHAVGEAQVEEVFGVPPGKVADLLALAGDPSDNVPGVPGIGEKTASELIREFGSLDAVLANTGRLKGARREKIEKGADAARLALRLVTIDRDLPIREDWSGFTPRGIDASRVAPLFRRLGFRKLLEELDLGKETPSERNGDAPKSVAWKRAGSVEELLRALGRGDVPSAGLAYDGDRETVVGIAVEGKGVHLLPADGSARAARALSARGATIYLHDGKALYRRDAGAGRGEDPRLFDTQVAGYLLEPEEGTPSFPKLRARFLPASLAAAEGESPEGRAAERAGATLALGKALEERLAEAALLDVFRRIDMPLLPVLHRIEEKGIRIDPGIFADLSEGLARDISAIERKVAAAAGTDFNINSPKQLAFLLFEQLGLPPVKKTKTGYSTDVDVLERLKDLHEIPSLVLEYRTVAKIRSTYVDVLPGRIDPRDGRIHTTLSQTQAATGRLSSSDPNLQNIPIRTELGRRIRGGFVAEEGNLFVGADYSQVELRLLAHLSGDAELIRRFRQGEDIHTATAAAVFGVDPSAVTPELRRRAKVINFGILYGMSPFGLSRELGIGGKEAKTYIDHYFDRYPGVKEYIDGLKVTARKDGYVLTIMGRRRPLKDIDSRNKALREAAERMAINTPIQGSAADLIKMAMIRVDREFREAGMEARLILQVHDELIVEAPEREAAGCERILKEAMEGVATLSVPLTVSVSRGKNWGEIH
- a CDS encoding sigma-70 family RNA polymerase sigma factor, with translation MNERERGGVPDDALIRTTLAGDDVAFGELVERYKGRAFAVAVGIVGDGDDALDVVQDSFIKAYYKLKEFRFGSNFYTWFYRLLVNQAIDRWRKSARSAEVPFDESWLTEDASPPDGFAYPRTPEDLARDRELGDALQRAVDALPEYHRAVIVLREVDGMTYDEIAEVLGCSVGTVMSRLHYARGKLKESLKSHREG